The Nicotiana sylvestris chromosome 6, ASM39365v2, whole genome shotgun sequence genomic sequence GCTACCATTTGCAAGATGAGCATTGTTTCGACTTAAAAAACGCGGTAATGTCAAGTGATGCTTCCTTACATTACATCCTTTTAACATATATTTCTCTTATGTTATATGCAAAATGAAGTGTAAGACTGCACTACTATAAACTTTTCAATCTTTTCTATGCATTTGTACTGAAGATCTGTATGAATTGATCAATCTACTTGACGTTTCTAATTCCAGGTCTGTCCCATATGTGCTGCAAGTTTGGGAAAAGATCCTATTGTACATTTTTCTGTACAACATGCACAGTCAGTTAAGGTAAACATATTTCACCTTTCAAATATATAGTTTTGACTATAAAAGATATCAATTAACCCTGCTCCCTACCTCATTTCCAGAGAAGGAGAAAATACCTAAAATCTGGCTACTGGGATAATGCCACAGCTATGATTGGGAAGGATCTTCAAGATATAACTTCGTATTTTGAGATAAATTCCGGGGTTGGTCGGTACAAAGGGCACGAACCTGCTTCTGATCCACTTCTATTGCCATTTCTCTGCAATGTACCTCCTACTGATACCGAAAGCAGGTGCCAAGACAAGTCTTCTGTTTCTGAAATAGAAAGGTACTAGTCTCATCAACTTTCTTTTGATATACCTGTATATAAGTTATTTATTCGTTCGTTCTCTTTTTTTACATGCAAGTTTCCTCATAAAACGAAAATGGAGTAAATGCTAAACCTGAAAGTTAATACCTGAGTAAGTGTGAAATTTCAGTTTGTacctttttcaatttttgtattcGTTGTCACtataaccaacaataaaatccaccCTCGCTTTTCTCAACCCAAAGCCAAGCTATATATCCTATTAAGTTTTTGTGTTCAGCTATTGCTTTTGGTGATTCATCAGCTAAAAAACTTGGGCTTCCTCTCTTTGCTAGTGTTGAGTTCGTTTGTCGTACATATGTATTAGAATTCTCTCTCTGCATTTGGGGATAAGAATCAGAATTCAGAGAAATCTCTGTTTGTTTGCCTAGATGAATAATGATTCCAATATTTAGGGCCAACTTTTGTGTATGCACTGACACTGAGATTGAACAATCAGACAGTTCATGCGAGTAGTATATGCTTCCATCTTATAAACAAAACTATAGTTGTTCCCTAAATTGCTTATTTTGAACAGTAGCATACATACTCTAGAGAACGCTGAGGTACTAACGAGTGTCAACAGCTGTGGTTGTACATGTCTTTGAtatttctttttctcccctttgtcATCACTAACCTGCCACACTCCCGCCAAAAGGGAATTTTTTTTCGCACTGACGGTGCAAGGATTGTATAGACAATCAGGCAGATAACTTCATTTTAATAAGCAATATGGCGAATAACTTAGAACTATGTTGCCTGGACTCTCCGGGAATGTCGCTCACGGGTGCGACATCATTTTGGAGCAATATTAATGCACTGTCAATACTAAAATAAAATGGTTATAAGGAACTGGTGCTAAGTTAACAGTAGAATCTGTTCTCTTCTGCAGCAGGAAGCTGCTCGTATCTAATCCAGCAGTGGAAGAGGATTCTGAAGAGAAGAGGCAGAGAGCTGCATTCCTTCAAGAGCTGATTACGTCAACTATCTTCTAGGAAATCatccaatttttgaaaaagaatctCATTCGGACTTTACTAGCAAAACAGTAATGTAATGTAATACAAGATTATAATATCTCAAACTAATTATATATATCTAAATAGGCACTTTAGAGTTGAAGTATGTTGTTGCATCTCATTTGTGTTTGAGGACCAACTTATTTATTGTTACAGCATATATCTTTCTTTCACTTAAGCCTGCATTTGATTTGGCTTTGCTCTTAAAGTCTCACAAACCTAAGCAGTTTTCTTCACTTTTTAGGGATATTCATCGGCTGGTTTGGTACATTATGAAAGAATTTTTTCGGTTTATGCAATTCGGTAATTTCGGGATTACTcttttgtgatgacccgaaaggtcatctcttgttttaaaaATTAAAGCTGTGTCCAGAGGCCTTAAAAAcatctttttgtctcacctcgaatTGCGTGCACAATTCGGGTGCGTTTTCAGAAAGCTTTTAGGTGAAatttaagtaaaataaggaaattagcCTTTAAATTTGATTaaaattgactttggtcaacattatCGGTAAACAGACCCGTGATTCGATTGTCtcatagggtccgtagtaaaatatgggacttggacgtatgcctgGAATCAACTTCCGAAATCCCAAGCCcgagaattttttttaaagaaaattgtttgctagaaaatataaaggcttttagaagtgaaatgatgcatttttttgatggtatcgggcccgtatattggttccgaagcccggtacaggtttaaaataataatttagtcgaatctgtgaagtttggtaagaatcggagttcatCTGGTATAAATCgaacctttatttgagaaaatggaaattttgatgttcttaaggaatttcatgaatttgaggtttaattcatagttgctgatgttattttaatgatttgatcgcacgagcaagtccgtatgatgttttgtgtgcatgtttggtttggagccccgagggctcggatgagttttggataagctACGGGGTGAATTTGACTTAGgaaattgcgagatcaggcttcgcaaataCGAAGTTCTCAGGCTTGGAAAATGCGACCCGGGCGTCGCAATTACGAACCAAGTCTGGGCAGGCCattctcgcaaatgcgacattttggtcgcaaatgcgaaagggacaggggtcgcaaatgcgactattcctttgcaaatgcgaagctgatagggttcgcaattgcgaacccctggtcgcaattgcgacaactgAGACCTATTAAGTGGGATTTTGACGGGattcttctcatttttcaaaccctaaaacatcttgggtgattttccaaagaaaggttCTTCTCCACATcatttgtaagtcatttctaactcatttctttcaatctaatccatctttttacatgatttcatttcaaaatcaagggtttttcatgggaaattgggtgattttaggtaaaatttaggattttaaaattttgggaatttggacatcgatttgaggtccgatttcaaaacaaattatatatttgagttcgtgggagatcgggttttggttcaaactccgagttttgaccaagcgggcccgaggttgatttttgactttttgggaaaaacaatgggaaatctattttcatgcattagaattggtttaattagcatatattaatgttattaagtatattgtgactagatacaagcgaattggaagtggaatcgagaggtaaagcgatagttgaggcttgattgtgttcgtgacattgatgtaagtgtttggtctaaccttagtttgagggaataagagttgtggtcttaattgctatgtgttaaGTGTTGAGTGCGACGTATgagtgtggtgacgagtatctatacgtgggtgtcaagcatgcctgtgagtcttatactataatTGTTATGATTCCgttatgtattgtccatgctttatataatgattttaaatattgaacaaggcttgtgaaactattcttggtaattgaccattgtcgagtattggctcaagttgagacttaGGTTGTGAAATGATTGTCGAAACGATATGAGATACTCCCtgcgtttcaatttatgtgaacctaattcctttttagtccgtgcaaAAAAAATGACCTCTTtccctatttggaaacaattACCTTTatacaatgatttatagccacacaaaatatatgtgcttcattttacaccacaagtttaaaaatcttttctcttttcttaaacttcgtgcccagtcaaataggttcacataaattgaaacggagggagtatattgttgattcccttgtcgggatgtaattatttatgatattgtttcccttgctagGACGTTATCGtttatgatattatttcccttgccgggatgttattgcttagaTATTATTTTTCTTGCTGGGATATtattgttatgctattgttcccttgccgggattcttttgtgattggtgttgatttgtatatgggaatcgggttgcacgccgcaacaaaattatatgggatcgggtcgcACGCCGCAACAAGCAGTAATAAGGAAAGACAGGTGGGGTCGGGTtgcatcccataacatcattatatgatttgggatcgggttgcacgccgtaacaatattatatgattgagatcggattgcacgctacaacagtattatatgattaagatcgggttgcatgccgcaacaagaaagaataaaagtgaatattgattcgtTGCTGTCTTTCTTATTCTTACTTATATGAAATTTATGATGTTCTTTATACTTTTCTACTGAAATTCTGTTAGTACTTGATATTCCCCACAACATgttcccccttcccatctttaactgctagtttctatTATTACTATTTGCCGTATAttatttaactgcacaagtttatttggtagtcttttcctagcctcgtcactacttcgccgaggttaggctcgacacttaccaacacacgtggtcgattgtgctgatactacactctacattatgtgcagatcccggtactggagcttttggaccatagcgaggttgctgccttcagtctagcGGAGAACCGatgtagtcctgcagacgtccgcaggccttggcgtccccttctatcctttccattatgtttttatttatttcaaagacagacttgtatttttctattcagaccattgtttgtagtattcgcagatggtccgtgacattgtgacaccagttctgggtagagttgtattttgaattttcgtattAGTATTAGTTAAATTATCAGATTTCGTCTTCcgtatttcttttattattactattattccGCTATTGATCACATGTTAATTTGAAATTgttaaaaggttaaggaaaaagggtaataaaatctgtaacactcggcttgcctaggtttcacgagtaggcgccgtcataactctcgagggtggaaaatctgggtcgtgataagttggtatcagagctctaggtttcttaggtctcacaattcacggaccagcttagtagagtctaagggatcggtacggagacgtctgtgtttatcccccagaggatatagagtttaggaaaacttcacatctactctttcctgtcgtgcgacttgatttctcaatgctaattgaacttccactctgttctttcgcagatggtgagaacacgtactgCTTCATCAGCTGGccaacagcccgagcccctagtagcagctcctacgaggggcagaggccgagggtGTGCTAGGGTCCGAGGCAGAGGCAAAGCTCAGCGCAGagctagagcagcagcaccagcggcagagcctcaggtttaGTTTGACGacgaggttccagcccagaccattccagcaggaccagctcaggtctcAGAAGGGTTCATCACCACTCCGGTACTTCATGATGCTCTGGttcatctagtgggccttatggagagtgtcgcctaggcaggcttacttcctatagaaccagccgtctctcaagctggaggaggagcccagactcctgctactcgcactccggagcagatggcttcccagtttcaaactccagcagcACAGCAAGTTGGGTTAGTTCAGCAGGGAGTTGTGgctcagaccagtgatggagcagctatgtctgttgatgctttgtggaggttggacaggttcaccaagctcttcactactacttttggcGGTACatattctgaggatccccaggattatttggacagttgtcatgaggttctatagaacatgaggatagtggagacgaatggggtcgactttgctgctttttgtctgtcgggatccgccaagacttggtggagcgattattgtttggctagactagccgGGTCACctactttgacttgggatcagttttctcagctatttctggagaagtttcttcctgtc encodes the following:
- the LOC104210848 gene encoding protein DEHYDRATION-INDUCED 19 homolog 5-like isoform X4, whose amino-acid sequence is MAFRLTDSHLNVNNEGEEDVRTWFPCPFCYVEIEVPMLCYHLQDEHCFDLKNAVCPICAASLGKDPIVHFSVQHAQSVKRRRKYLKSGYWDNATAMIGKDLQDITSYFEINSGVGRYKGHEPASDPLLLPFLCNVPPTDTESRCQDKSSVSEIERKLLVSNPAVEEDSEEKRQRAAFLQELITSTIF
- the LOC104210848 gene encoding protein DEHYDRATION-INDUCED 19 homolog 5-like isoform X3, coding for MAFRLTDSHLNVNNEGEEDVRTWFPCPFCYVEIEVPMLCYHLQDEHCFDLKNAVCPICAASLGKDPIVHFSVQHAQSVKRRRKYLKSGYWDNATAMIGKDLQDITSYFEINSGVGRYKGHEPASDPLLLPFLCNVPPTDTESRCQDKSSVSEIESRKLLVSNPAVEEDSEEKRQRAAFLQELITSTIF
- the LOC104210848 gene encoding protein DEHYDRATION-INDUCED 19 homolog 5-like isoform X2, which codes for MDVDFWRSRVNSSKNISAVQSTYLINSDSHLNVNNEGEEDVRTWFPCPFCYVEIEVPMLCYHLQDEHCFDLKNAVCPICAASLGKDPIVHFSVQHAQSVKRRRKYLKSGYWDNATAMIGKDLQDITSYFEINSGVGRYKGHEPASDPLLLPFLCNVPPTDTESRCQDKSSVSEIERSRYWSFWTIARLLPSV
- the LOC104210848 gene encoding protein DEHYDRATION-INDUCED 19 homolog 5-like isoform X6 translates to MDVDFWRSRVNSSKNISAVQSTYLINSDSHLNVNNEGEEDVRTWFPCPFCYVEIEVPMLCYHLQDEHCFDLKNAVCPICAASLGKDPIVHFSVQHAQSVKRRRKYLKSGYWDNATAMIGKDLQDITSYFEINSGVGRYKGHEPASDPLLLPFLCNVPPTDTESRCQDKSSVSEIESRKLLVSNPAVEEDSEEKRQRAAFLQELITSTIF
- the LOC104210848 gene encoding protein DEHYDRATION-INDUCED 19 homolog 5-like isoform X1 encodes the protein MDVDFWRSRVNSSKNISAVQSTYLINSDSHLNVNNEGEEDVRTWFPCPFCYVEIEVPMLCYHLQDEHCFDLKNAVCPICAASLGKDPIVHFSVQHAQSVKRRRKYLKSGYWDNATAMIGKDLQDITSYFEINSGVGRYKGHEPASDPLLLPFLCNVPPTDTESRCQDKSSVSEIERKLLVSNPAVEEDSEEKRQRAAFLQELITSTIF
- the LOC104210848 gene encoding protein DEHYDRATION-INDUCED 19 homolog 5-like isoform X5; the encoded protein is MAFRLTDSHLNVNNEGEEDVRTWFPCPFCYVEIEVPMLCYHLQDEHCFDLKNAVCPICAASLGKDPIVHFSVQHAQSVKRRRKYLKSGYWDNATAMIGKDLQDITSYFEINSGVGRYKGHEPASDPLLLPFLCNVPPTDTESRCQDKSSVSEIERSRYWSFWTIARLLPSV